In a single window of the Nodularia spumigena CCY9414 genome:
- the arsJ gene encoding organoarsenical effux MFS transporter ArsJ, which translates to MTSTASRANVKNYVLVTLAYWGFTITDGALRMLVLLYFDSIGYTPLQIASLFLFYEIFGVVTNFLGGWIGSQLGLKITLYAGIGLQVFSMVMLSWLNPDWVEWLAVGYVMVAQAFSGVAKDLTKMSSKSAIRLVVPQEDQSSLFKWVAVLTGSKNALKGIGFFVGSVLLASVGFTNSLLIMAGGLFLIMFTGLMLPKGLGKIKAKVKFKQLFSKSKEINILSAARFFLFGSRDVWFVVGLPVFLRGTLGWSFYQVGGFLACWVIGYGVIQFLAPVLIQKFGSGQPPQSKTIQFWTFTLTAVPGAIALALQLGVPGNIAIIGGLLVFGVVFAFNSAVHSYLVLAFTDDDKVALNVGFYYMANSGGRLAGTVLSGLVFQYFDLVGCLWTSMFLVLAAGLVTIKLPDPKPSKAILWKAEGGE; encoded by the coding sequence ATGACTTCTACAGCTTCTCGCGCTAATGTCAAGAATTATGTTCTTGTTACCCTTGCCTATTGGGGTTTTACTATTACTGATGGTGCTTTGCGAATGTTGGTACTGCTGTATTTTGACAGTATTGGCTACACACCATTACAAATCGCTTCTTTATTTCTGTTCTATGAAATCTTTGGCGTTGTTACTAACTTTTTAGGCGGTTGGATTGGTTCTCAATTGGGTCTAAAGATCACGCTTTATGCTGGTATCGGGCTACAAGTTTTCTCAATGGTAATGCTGTCATGGCTCAATCCAGATTGGGTAGAGTGGCTTGCAGTGGGTTATGTGATGGTGGCTCAGGCATTTTCTGGGGTTGCCAAAGATTTAACTAAAATGAGTTCTAAGAGCGCTATTCGCTTGGTTGTACCCCAAGAAGATCAATCATCTTTATTTAAATGGGTAGCAGTACTAACTGGTTCTAAAAACGCCCTGAAAGGAATTGGCTTCTTTGTTGGTAGTGTCCTCTTAGCTTCTGTTGGCTTTACCAATTCCCTGTTAATTATGGCTGGGGGATTGTTCTTGATTATGTTCACTGGGTTGATGTTGCCTAAAGGTTTGGGCAAAATCAAAGCAAAGGTCAAGTTTAAGCAACTCTTTTCTAAGAGTAAAGAAATTAATATTCTCTCGGCGGCGCGATTTTTTCTCTTTGGTTCACGAGATGTCTGGTTTGTGGTCGGGTTGCCGGTTTTCTTGCGGGGGACTTTAGGCTGGTCATTCTATCAAGTTGGTGGATTTTTGGCTTGTTGGGTAATTGGCTATGGTGTTATTCAGTTTCTAGCCCCAGTACTTATCCAGAAATTTGGTTCTGGTCAACCACCCCAATCAAAAACCATCCAGTTTTGGACATTTACCCTCACAGCTGTTCCTGGTGCGATCGCCTTAGCTCTACAATTAGGTGTACCCGGTAATATAGCAATTATTGGCGGACTCCTAGTATTTGGTGTAGTCTTTGCCTTCAATTCCGCAGTGCATTCCTACCTAGTGTTAGCCTTCACCGATGACGATAAAGTAGCCCTGAACGTCGGCTTCTACTACATGGCTAACTCCGGTGGAAGATTAGCCGGCACAGTCCTATCAGGATTAGTTTTTCAATATTTCGACTTAGTAGGTTGTTTGTGGACATCCATGTTCCTAGTACTAGCAGCCGGACTAGTTACTATAAAGCTACCTGATCCTAAACCCAGTAAAGCAATTCTATGGAAAGCCGAAGGTGGAGAATAG
- the arsB gene encoding ACR3 family arsenite efflux transporter → MNTNQQSNQAPVQAGSNLSFFEKYLTVWVFLCILAGIALGRLFPGVAVALDAMSIYQVSIPIAICLFFMMYPIMVKIDFTQAVNAFRAPKPVILTLAVNWLIKPFTMVVFAQFFLGWLFRPFMTGTELIRGNEVEIANSYIAGAILLGIAPCTAMVLMWGYLSYGNQGHTLVMVAVNSLLMLFLYAPLGRWLLAANDLIVPWQTIVLSVIIYVGLPLLAGMYSRYWIFQHKGREWFERRFLKYLTPVSITALLITLVLLFAFKGEVIVNNPLHILLIAVPLFIQTNFIFLISYVAALKLNISYEDAAPAALIGASNHFEVAIATAVMLFGLNSGAALATVVGVLIEVPVMLMLVEVCKRTAAWFPREPQKATLLDPRCIRSL, encoded by the coding sequence ATGAATACAAATCAACAAAGCAATCAAGCCCCTGTACAAGCCGGGAGTAATCTCAGTTTTTTTGAGAAATACCTCACCGTTTGGGTATTTTTGTGCATCTTGGCGGGAATTGCACTAGGAAGATTATTTCCTGGGGTAGCGGTGGCGCTGGATGCAATGAGTATTTATCAAGTGTCAATTCCCATTGCAATCTGTCTATTCTTCATGATGTACCCCATCATGGTAAAAATTGACTTTACCCAAGCTGTGAATGCTTTCCGCGCCCCCAAACCCGTAATTCTCACCTTGGCGGTAAACTGGTTAATTAAACCATTCACGATGGTGGTATTTGCTCAGTTTTTCTTGGGTTGGTTATTTCGTCCATTCATGACAGGTACAGAATTAATTCGTGGTAACGAAGTAGAAATAGCAAATTCCTACATTGCTGGGGCAATTTTATTAGGAATTGCTCCTTGTACTGCAATGGTGTTGATGTGGGGATATCTGTCCTACGGCAATCAAGGACACACTTTGGTAATGGTGGCAGTTAATTCTCTGCTAATGCTGTTTTTGTATGCACCTTTGGGCAGATGGTTATTAGCAGCCAATGATTTAATAGTGCCTTGGCAAACTATAGTTTTATCGGTGATCATTTATGTTGGTTTGCCGTTACTAGCAGGAATGTACAGCCGTTACTGGATTTTTCAACACAAAGGTAGAGAATGGTTTGAAAGGCGTTTTTTAAAGTATCTCACTCCAGTTTCGATTACTGCTCTGTTAATTACTTTAGTTTTGTTATTTGCGTTTAAGGGTGAAGTTATTGTTAATAATCCCTTACACATTTTATTGATTGCTGTACCGCTATTTATTCAAACTAATTTCATTTTTTTGATTAGTTATGTGGCAGCATTAAAGTTGAATATATCTTATGAAGATGCCGCACCCGCAGCGTTAATTGGAGCTAGTAATCACTTTGAGGTGGCCATTGCTACGGCTGTCATGTTGTTCGGTTTAAATTCTGGTGCGGCACTGGCTACAGTTGTTGGGGTGTTAATTGAAGTTCCAGTCATGTTAATGTTAGTGGAAGTTTGTAAGCGCACGGCTGCTTGGTTTCCCAGGGAACCGCAAAAAGCAACTTTACTAGATCCACGTTGTATTCGTAGTTTGTAG
- the arsH gene encoding arsenical resistance protein ArsH, translating to MTNFNHPPRILFLYGSLRERSYSRLLAEEAARIITEFGAEVKFFDPRELPIYGTVPDTHPKVQELRELSMWSEGQVWSCPEMHGNITGIMKNQLDWIPLSLGAVRPTQGRTLAIMQVSGGSQSFNTVNTLRILGRWMRMFTIPNQSSVAKAYQEFNEDGTMKDSPYRDRVVDVMEELYKFTLLLREQVDYLTDRYSERKKAAAQATIKVANSALENLSSTQKSS from the coding sequence ATGACGAATTTTAATCATCCACCGAGAATATTATTTTTATATGGTTCTTTGCGAGAGCGTTCTTATAGTCGCTTGTTAGCAGAAGAAGCAGCCAGAATTATTACAGAATTTGGTGCAGAGGTAAAATTTTTTGATCCTCGTGAATTACCGATTTATGGTACTGTACCGGATACTCATCCTAAAGTACAGGAATTACGAGAATTGAGTATGTGGTCTGAGGGTCAAGTTTGGTCTTGTCCTGAGATGCACGGCAATATTACTGGTATTATGAAGAATCAACTTGACTGGATTCCTCTGAGTTTAGGCGCAGTTAGACCAACTCAGGGAAGAACTTTAGCAATTATGCAAGTAAGCGGTGGTTCTCAGTCTTTTAATACTGTGAATACGCTGCGAATTTTGGGACGGTGGATGCGAATGTTTACAATTCCCAATCAGTCTTCGGTGGCAAAAGCTTATCAAGAGTTTAACGAAGATGGTACGATGAAGGATTCACCTTACCGCGATCGCGTGGTTGATGTGATGGAAGAACTCTATAAATTTACACTTCTATTGCGTGAACAAGTTGATTATCTCACAGACCGTTACAGTGAACGCAAAAAAGCAGCAGCACAAGCAACTATAAAAGTGGCAAATAGTGCGTTGGAAAATTTATCATCAACTCAAAAATCATCATAA
- the psbA gene encoding photosystem II q(b) protein, producing the protein MTTTLQQRQSANVWDRFCEWITSTDNRIYIGWFGVLMIPTLLAATTCFIIAFVAAPPVDIDGIREPVAGSLIYGNNIISGAVVPSSNAIGLHFYPIWEAASLDEWLYNGGPYQLVIFHFLIGCACYLGRQWELSYRLGMRPWICVAYSAPLASATAVFLIYPIGQGSFSDGMPLGISGTFNFMIVFQAEHNILMHPFHMLGVAGVFGGSLFSAMHGSLVTSSLVRETTETESQNYGYKFGQEEETYNIVAAHGYFGRLIFQYASFNNSRSLHFFLAAWPVIGIWFTALGVSTMAFNLNGFNFNQSVIDSQGRVIATWADVINRANLGMEVMHERNAHNFPLDLAAADVAPVALTAPAING; encoded by the coding sequence ATGACTACAACCTTACAACAGCGCCAAAGCGCCAACGTATGGGATCGCTTCTGCGAATGGATTACCAGCACCGATAACCGGATTTACATCGGTTGGTTCGGCGTTCTGATGATCCCAACCCTACTAGCTGCTACCACCTGCTTCATCATCGCATTCGTAGCTGCTCCTCCAGTAGACATCGACGGTATCCGCGAACCCGTAGCTGGTTCCTTGATTTACGGAAACAACATCATCTCCGGTGCAGTTGTTCCTTCCTCCAACGCTATCGGCTTGCACTTCTACCCAATCTGGGAAGCAGCTTCCTTAGATGAGTGGTTGTACAACGGCGGTCCTTACCAATTGGTAATTTTCCACTTCTTGATCGGTTGCGCTTGCTACCTAGGTCGTCAGTGGGAACTATCTTACCGCTTGGGTATGCGTCCTTGGATCTGTGTAGCTTACTCTGCGCCTTTGGCTTCTGCTACAGCAGTATTCTTAATCTACCCCATCGGACAAGGTTCATTCTCTGACGGTATGCCTTTGGGTATCTCTGGAACCTTCAACTTCATGATTGTGTTCCAAGCAGAACACAACATCTTGATGCACCCCTTCCATATGTTGGGAGTAGCTGGTGTATTCGGTGGTTCATTATTCTCCGCAATGCACGGTTCCTTGGTGACATCTTCCTTGGTACGTGAAACAACCGAAACCGAGTCTCAAAACTACGGTTACAAGTTCGGACAAGAAGAAGAAACCTACAACATCGTAGCTGCTCACGGTTACTTTGGTCGGTTAATCTTCCAATACGCTTCCTTCAACAACAGCCGTTCACTTCACTTCTTCCTAGCTGCTTGGCCTGTAATCGGTATCTGGTTTACCGCTTTGGGTGTCAGCACAATGGCGTTCAACTTGAACGGTTTCAACTTCAACCAATCAGTAATTGATTCTCAAGGTCGGGTTATTGCTACCTGGGCTGATGTAATCAACCGCGCTAACTTGGGTATGGAAGTAATGCACGAGCGCAACGCTCACAACTTCCCCCTAGACTTGGCTGCTGCTGATGTTGCTCCTGTTGCTTTAACAGCACCTGCTATCAACGGTTAA
- a CDS encoding 1-acyl-sn-glycerol-3-phosphate acyltransferase, with protein MPVIYQHAEKLLKTQQEKASGEGYRFSWFDWCCLWYPPGWLVLFNRHWQHYHADPDGWNWVEYGLFLVPGGFYIALLMRWLRLGCRSPRQEVDEFNPQYQKAFREEILAPIVKCYFRAELQKIHNLPVQSPVIVAMNHAGMCFPWDFITLGYLLSKVQGWEVQPLASETLFEHPWMSWWLPPKWSQVLGAVRAEKGDFEKAIAQGKTLLYAPEGLRGPLKGWKQRYQLQKFDVSFMQLSDRYHIPILPVLCIGSESLHPWTVNLKKLQRLFKLPFLPISPLMIMLLIFPSMGVWAMRTRLKYFIQPVQKVNPVQRRGATYKQVQQLREKLQIQIMELLSHAEAQRRKE; from the coding sequence ATGCCTGTGATTTATCAACACGCTGAAAAGTTGCTCAAAACTCAACAGGAAAAAGCATCAGGTGAAGGTTATAGATTTAGCTGGTTTGACTGGTGTTGTTTGTGGTATCCTCCTGGTTGGCTGGTTCTATTTAACCGCCATTGGCAGCACTATCACGCTGATCCTGATGGTTGGAATTGGGTAGAATATGGATTATTTTTAGTTCCTGGTGGATTTTACATAGCACTGCTAATGCGATGGTTGCGTCTGGGATGTCGTTCACCAAGACAAGAAGTTGATGAATTTAATCCTCAGTATCAGAAAGCTTTTCGTGAAGAAATTCTTGCTCCCATAGTTAAATGTTATTTTCGAGCAGAATTACAAAAGATTCATAACTTACCTGTACAAAGTCCTGTTATTGTAGCGATGAACCATGCAGGGATGTGTTTTCCTTGGGATTTTATCACTTTAGGTTATTTATTAAGTAAAGTCCAAGGTTGGGAGGTGCAACCTTTAGCCAGTGAAACACTATTTGAGCATCCTTGGATGAGTTGGTGGCTACCACCTAAATGGTCACAGGTTTTAGGTGCTGTGCGAGCAGAGAAAGGTGATTTTGAAAAAGCCATCGCCCAAGGTAAAACTCTCCTATACGCACCGGAAGGATTACGTGGACCCCTTAAAGGTTGGAAACAACGCTATCAGCTACAAAAATTTGATGTAAGTTTTATGCAACTGAGCGATCGCTATCATATTCCCATTCTTCCAGTTTTGTGCATTGGTAGCGAATCGTTACATCCTTGGACAGTCAACCTCAAGAAATTGCAACGACTATTTAAATTACCCTTCTTACCCATATCGCCATTAATGATTATGTTGCTCATATTTCCCTCAATGGGAGTGTGGGCAATGAGAACTCGCCTAAAATACTTTATCCAACCTGTACAAAAAGTCAACCCAGTCCAAAGACGTGGAGCAACCTACAAACAAGTACAGCAACTGCGAGAAAAACTCCAAATTCAAATTATGGAGTTATTATCTCACGCAGAGGCGCAGAGGCGCAAAGAATAG